The following nucleotide sequence is from Gammaproteobacteria bacterium.
TGCAGGCCCACGCGGTGTGCAGCGCCATGCGCCCGCAGTGGTCCAGCCGGCGGCGCAGGAGGCCGGGCAGCTGGCTCACGTCCGGCTGGGCCTCGGGTTCCGGGCACTCGCCGGCTTCGACCCAGCGGCGCCAGGCCTCGGTCCCCGTCACCCCCGGCGCCCAGGCCTGCCAGCGGGCTATGCCAAAATATTCAGTTTTGTCAGACACTTATAGTATTAAGCGCAGGGATGCGCCCCCGGGGGGATTCTAGCCGTTTTTGGGCTGCTAGGCCCGGGGCAAGGCGGGGGTGAGGGCCAGGCTGGACTGGAACCGGGTCACCGCAAGACCCATGGCTGCGCCGGCGTAGAGGTCCAGGGCCACGTGCTGCTTGGTGGAGAGGGTGGAGTAGAGGATCCCCAGGCACCAGAGCAGGCTCGCCGCCCGCAGCCAGGCGCGCGCACCCAGGTGCCTCAGCAGCCGGTCCAGCCACACCGCGGCCTGCACCGCGAACGCCACGTGCAGGGAGGGACAGGCATTGCCGGCGGCGTCCACCGATTTCAGGAAGGCCACCGAGGGATACGCGTGCCAATCGAAGTAGGTCTGGGGTACCGCGGTGGGCCAGAACAGGAAGATGACGAACCCCCCCACGCTGAGTGCCAGCACCTCCTTGAGGTACGCGCCCATCTCGCGCCAGTCCGCCAGCAGGGTAGGCACGAGGGAGATGTAGATCCACAGCGTGATGTACAGCCACACGCTCCAGGGCTGGTAGCCGATGAGGCGGTCCAGCCAGGTGAGGGGCATGAGCGTGACGGGGAACAGGGGATGCCGCAGCAGGCTGAAGTACACCACCATGAAGGCGGTCATGCCGACGCTGATGCCGAGCACCTTGAGCCACCAGCGCGTCTTGAAGCGCAGCCAGAGTTCGCGCAGGCCGCTGCCGGGGTGGGGTGCATCCATGGCCGGATTGTAAGGTATCCGCCCCGTGGCCGTTTGCGACGCGGGACACATCCGCCGCCTAAGCTAGAATGCCGGGAGCGCAACGGGAGTCCCGCGTGATCGTAAAACCCAGGATCTGGGGCTTCATCTGCACCACCGCCCATCCCCAGGGCTGCGAGCTGAACGTGCGCGAACAGGTCGCCGTGGCCCGTGCGGCGGGCAAGGGCCTGGCTCTCCCCGGCCCGAAGCGGGTCTTGGTCATCGGCGCCTCCACCGGCTATGGCCTCGCCGCCCGCATCACCGCCGCCTTCGGCTTCGGTGCCGCGACCCTCGGCGTGTTCTTCGAGAAGCCGGGCAAGCCCAACAAGACCGGCACCGCCGGCTGGTACAACTCCGCCGCCTTCGACCGCGCCGCCCGCGAGGCGGGGCTGGTGAGCCTGTCCATCAACGGCGACGCATTCTCGGCGGCCGCGCGGGAGCGCGCCATCGCCCTCATCCGCGAGAAGCTCGGCGGTCCGGTGGACCTCGTCATCTACTCGCTGGCCTCGCCGCTCAAGCGCCTGCCGGACGGCGGCACCGCCCATACCGCGCTCAAGCCCGTCGGTGCGCCCTACGCCGGCCGCACCATCGACACCGACAAGGACCAGCTCGCTGAGGTGCGGGTCGAGCCCGCCACGCAGCAGGAGATAGACGAGACCGTCGCGGTCATGGGCGGCACCGACTGGGCGCTGTGGCTGGATGCCTTATATAAGGCGGGCGTGATGGCGGAAGGGGCGCGCAGCGTGGCGTTCAGCTACGTCGGCCCCGAGGTCACCTGGCCCATCTACTGGCACGGCACCATCGGCCATGCCAAGCAGCACCTGGAGCGGACCGCCGCGGAGCTGCGCGCGCGGCACCCGGGACTGGAGGCGCGGGTCGCGATCCTCAAGTCCATCGTGACCCAGGCCAGCGCCGCGATCCCGGTGATCCCGCTGTACGTGTCCATCGTGTTCAAGGTGATGAAGCGGATGGGCCTGCACGAGGGCGCGATAGAGCAGATGCAACGGCTGTTCCACGACGTGCTGTACCGGGCGGACGGCACGCTCCCCACAGACGCGGAAGGACGCCTCAGGCTCGACGACAGGGAACTGCGCGCGGACGTGCAGGAGGCCTGCAAGCAGCTCTGGCCGCAGGTGACGGACGCGAACCTGATGCAGCTCACCGACTACGCGGGCTACAAGCACGACTTCCTCAAGCAGTTCGGCTTCGAGCGCGGCGACGTGGACTACGAGGCGGACGTGCAGCCGCAAGTGGACTTCGATTGCGCCACGCCCTGACGCGCCTCGCTTTCCCGCTCCTGATCGGCCTCGCGCCCCTCTCCGCCGGCGCAGACGACGCCGTGTCGCCGCCGCCGCCCCAGGAGACGCGTTACGAGCTCGGCATCGGCCTGGGGGCCGTGGACTTCCCGGTGTACAGCGGCGCTGCGGAGCGACGCACGCTGGTGCTTCCCTTCCCCTACTTCACGCTACGCAGCCGCTTCCTGGATGCGGACCGCGGCGAGGTGCGCGGCAAGCTGTTCCGCGACGAGCGCTGGGCGCTGGACGTGGACTTCGGCGGCAACATCGGGGTGAACTCCTCCGACACGCGGGAACGGCAGGGCATGCCGGACCTGGAGTGGCTGGGGGAGGTGGGCCCGGCGCTGCGCTACCACATCTGGCATGGCGGGCGCGGCGACCACGTGGACTTCGTGCTGCCCGCGCGGGTCGCCACCAGCGTGCACGCGCTGACCTTCCACCGCCGCGGCTACGACAGCGATCCGCGCGTGGAACTGGACGCCACCTGGTTCCAGCCCGGGGATGACCGCGTCACCGTCGATGCGAACCTCGCTGCCCGCTTCGTGGACCGCGCCTTCGCGGACTACTACTACAGCGTGGCGCCGCAGTACGCGACGGCCGAGCGGCAGGCTTACTCCGCTCCCGGCGGCTATGCCGGCTGGAGCACGCAGTTGGGCGTGAGCTGGCACCGGGGCGCCATGGTGTACGGCGCGTTCGTCGAGCACAGCAGCCTGCACGGCGCGGCGTTCCAGGCGAGCCCGCTGGTGGGTTCCGCCGACGGCTGGTCCTTCGGCCTGGCCGTCGCCTGGGTGATCCACCGCAAGGACGACGACTGACTCAGGGCTTGCGCTGGTAGCCCGCGTCGGCGAGGCGCTTGAGGTAGCGCGCCCAGTTCTGCTCCTGATCCTTCCCCAGCTCATGCAGCACCGGCCAGGAATAGAGGCCGGTGTCGTGGCCGTCGTCGAACTTCAGGCGCACCGCGTAGTTGCCCACGGGCTCGATGGCCGTGACCTTCACGTTCTCCTTCCCGACCTGCAGGATCTCGGTGCCGTGGCCCCGCACCTCCGCCGAGGGGGAGAACACCCTGAGGTACTCGAAAGGCAGCTCGTAGTGCTCGCCGCTGTCGAAGCTGACGGCGACGATGCCCGCGGACTTGCGCAGGCGGATCTCGGTGGGGCGGGGGATGCTGTTCATCAGGTCTCAGGCTTTGGAGGATTTCTTCTTCGCCCGCGGATGCGCCGCGTCGTAGGTCTTGGCCAGGTGCTGGAAGTCCAGGTGCGTGTAGATCTGGGTGGTGCTGATGTTGGCATGGCCCAAAAGTTCCTGCACCGCGCGCAGGTCGCCGCTGGACTCCAGCACGTGGCTGGCGAAGGAGTGGCGGAAGAGGTGCGGGTACACGCCCTGCTGCACGCCCTGCTTGATGCCCCACTGCTTCACCCGCGCCTGCACGCTGCGGGGCGAGAGCCGGCCGCCGCGCACGCTCACGAACAGCGTGCTGTCCTCCGCCTTGGCGAGCTCGCCGCGGCGCTTGAGCCAGGCCTGCACGGCGGCGAGCGCCTCGCGCCCGACCGGCACGATGCGCGTCTTGTTGCCCTTGCCGGTGACGGTGACCAGGCCCTGCGACAGGTCGAGGTCGGTCATGCGGATGGAGATGAGTTCGGCGAGGCGCAGGCCGGAGGAATAGAGCAGCTCCATGATGGCCCGGTCCCGCACCGTCTCGGCGTCGTCGCCCTCGATCTGCAGGAGCCGCGCCATCTGGTCCGCGTCCAGGGTGTCGGGGAGGCGCTTGGCCACCTTCGGCGGGCGCACGCCCTCCGCCGGGTTCTGCTTCACCTCGCCTTCGTCCGCCAGGAACCGGTAGAAGGAGCGGATGGAGGCCAAGAGGCGCTGCAGGCTCTTGGGCGCGAGGCCCTGGCGGTGGCGGGTGGCGACGAAGGCCCGGACGTGGTGCACGTCCAGCGCGGTCCAGTCCTTGAGACCCTGCTTCACGCACCAGGCGTGCAGGCTCTCCAGGTCACGGGCGTAGTTGGCGGCGGTGTGAGGGGAAAAGTTGCGTTGTGCGATGTGCTCGGTGAAGCGCCGGATCCCGTCCTGGAAGGGATCGCTCATTTGGGCATGAGCGGGTGCACGGCGGCGGTGACGAGCTCGCTGATGCGGGTCAGGAACGCGGTGCCCAGCGTCGGGCTGAAGCGTTCCGCGTCGTGGCTGCCCACGGCCAAGAGGCCTAGGCTGCCCTTGTCCCCCAGCGGCACCAGCGCCGAGGAGGCGATGCGCTCGGCCTGCTCGCCGAACAGGAACTCGAGCTGGGGCGGGCGCAGGCGGCCCACGTGGGGCTTGCCGGAACGCAGGAGTTCGCGGAACTGCTCGAGGCCCGCGTCGTCGGGCTTGAGCCAGCGCGCCGGGCCGGCGTCGGCCTTCTGCGCGTCGGCGTGGACCAGGAACAGGCTCACCTCATCGGCGCCGAAGCGCTCGCGCAACTCTTCCTGCAGCGCATAGAGACGGTCGGGCAAGGCGGCGCCTTCCAGCAGCGCCAACGCCAGGCGGTGGATGCGTTCGATGAGCGTGTCGTTGGCGCGTGCCACCTCGATGAGGTCCACGAGCTTGCGCTCCAGCTGGCGGTGCTGGCCGCGCAGCACCTCCACCTGCCGCTCGATCAGCGACACGGCGGTGCCGGAAGGGTGGGGCACCTTGAGCTTGCCGAGGAGCTCGGGGTGGGCCTCGAAGAACTCGGGGTGGCCGAGCAGGTAGTCGACGACGTCGGCGGCGAGCGGCGCCTCGCCGCTCAAGCCCTGCTTGTGTTCGATGCTCATAGCTCTATCTGCCCCTCGTAGACGGTGACCGCCGGTCCCGTCATCCACACCGGTCCGCCTTCGCCATCCCAGCTTACCACCAGCCGCCCGCCGCGGAGCTGCACCTCCACCTCCGGGTCGAGCCAGCCCAGGAGGCGCCCCCACACCACCGCCGCGCAGGCGCCGGTGCCGCAGGCCAGGGTCTCGCCGGTGCCGCGCTCCCAGACCCGCAGGCGCATGGACTTGCGGCCCTGCCAGGAAGCGAAGCCCACGTTGGCGCGCTTGGGGAAGCGCGGATGGTGCTCGATGCGCGGCCCGAGCTCGGCCACCGGTGCCGAGTCCACGTCCGGCACGTCCAGGATGGCATGGGGATTGCCCATGGAGACGGCGCCGATCTTCAGCGTGCGGCCGTCCACCTCCAGGTCGTACTCCATGGCGCGGGCGCCGGCGATGAAAGGTATGTCGGATGGTTCCAGGCGCGGCACGCCCATGTTGGCGCGCACGTCGCCGTCGCGCTTCAGTTCCGCCTGGACGGGTCCGGCGATGGTCCCTAAGCGCACCTCGCCGTCCTTCACCACGCCGTGGTTCGCGAGGTAGCGCGCCACGCAGCGCACGCCGTTGCCGCACTGCTCCACCTCGCCGCCGTCGGCGTTGAAGATGCGGTAGTTGGCATGGAACTGCCCGCCCTTGGGGGCCTCCAGCAACAGGAGCTGGTCGAAGCCGATGCCGGTGCGCCGGTCGGCGAGCTCGCGCACGCGCACGTCGCTCAGCCTCACGCCGGAGGCGAGCGCATCCAGCACCATGAAGTCGTTGCCCAAGCCGTGCATCTTGGCGAAGTTGAATTTCACTGTGGCGCCTGGTTCATGTACAGCAGATAGTCTTTGTAGATGCAGCGGTCCATCACCACCAGCATGCCCGCGGCACGGGCCTTCTCAGCCGCTGCCTCGTTCACCACGCCCTCCTGCAGCCAGATCGCCCGGAAGCCGCGGGCGATGCACTGGTCCACCACCTCGTCCACGTGCTCCGGCGAGCGGAACACGTCCACGAGGTCGATGGGGCCGGGCACGCTCATGAGATCAGGATAGACCTTCTCACCGAGGAGTTCGCTCTGGCCCGGGTTCACCGGGACGATCCTGTAGCCGAAATGCTGCAGGCCGCGGGCGACGCCGTTGCTGGGCCGGTCGTGCTTGGGCGAGAGGCCCACTACCGCGATGGTCTTGGCGGTCTCGAGCAGGTGCTTGATGTCGGCGCCGGGCGGGTTCTGGAAATTCATGTGCTTATTATAAGCGCCGTACCAGGGTGCAGCGCATGCGCTGCCTGGCAGGAGCGAGGGCACCAGGGATGGCGTCAGTTCTTGACGATGCGACGCGGCCTGGGCTTGGCGGGTCTATACCGTTTGACCTTGTGGCCGAGGGCCACCGCCAGGCCGTCGCTGTAGGCGCGCAGCGCGTCCTCGCCCTCGTCCAGCTGCGTGAGCAGCTTGCCGAGTTCCTCGTAGGCCTCGGGCCGGCCGCCCAGCACGATGCTGGACTCGAAGTAGCCGCGGGCCTTGCCCCAGAGCTTCGCCACCGTGCACAGGCGCCCCGCGGTGAGCAAGAGCGCCGCGCTCTCGCCGCGCTCCGCCAGCCAATCCTCGACCCGGCCCAGCTGGCGCTTGGGATGCTCGCCGACGGCGAGGCCGTAGAGCGCGAGCAGCTCCTCGTCCCAATTGGAACGCAAT
It contains:
- a CDS encoding phosphatase PAP2 family protein, whose amino-acid sequence is MDAPHPGSGLRELWLRFKTRWWLKVLGISVGMTAFMVVYFSLLRHPLFPVTLMPLTWLDRLIGYQPWSVWLYITLWIYISLVPTLLADWREMGAYLKEVLALSVGGFVIFLFWPTAVPQTYFDWHAYPSVAFLKSVDAAGNACPSLHVAFAVQAAVWLDRLLRHLGARAWLRAASLLWCLGILYSTLSTKQHVALDLYAGAAMGLAVTRFQSSLALTPALPRA
- the fabV gene encoding enoyl-ACP reductase FabV; amino-acid sequence: MIVKPRIWGFICTTAHPQGCELNVREQVAVARAAGKGLALPGPKRVLVIGASTGYGLAARITAAFGFGAATLGVFFEKPGKPNKTGTAGWYNSAAFDRAAREAGLVSLSINGDAFSAAARERAIALIREKLGGPVDLVIYSLASPLKRLPDGGTAHTALKPVGAPYAGRTIDTDKDQLAEVRVEPATQQEIDETVAVMGGTDWALWLDALYKAGVMAEGARSVAFSYVGPEVTWPIYWHGTIGHAKQHLERTAAELRARHPGLEARVAILKSIVTQASAAIPVIPLYVSIVFKVMKRMGLHEGAIEQMQRLFHDVLYRADGTLPTDAEGRLRLDDRELRADVQEACKQLWPQVTDANLMQLTDYAGYKHDFLKQFGFERGDVDYEADVQPQVDFDCATP
- a CDS encoding MipA/OmpV family protein; translated protein: MRHALTRLAFPLLIGLAPLSAGADDAVSPPPPQETRYELGIGLGAVDFPVYSGAAERRTLVLPFPYFTLRSRFLDADRGEVRGKLFRDERWALDVDFGGNIGVNSSDTRERQGMPDLEWLGEVGPALRYHIWHGGRGDHVDFVLPARVATSVHALTFHRRGYDSDPRVELDATWFQPGDDRVTVDANLAARFVDRAFADYYYSVAPQYATAERQAYSAPGGYAGWSTQLGVSWHRGAMVYGAFVEHSSLHGAAFQASPLVGSADGWSFGLAVAWVIHRKDDD
- a CDS encoding DUF971 domain-containing protein, coding for MNSIPRPTEIRLRKSAGIVAVSFDSGEHYELPFEYLRVFSPSAEVRGHGTEILQVGKENVKVTAIEPVGNYAVRLKFDDGHDTGLYSWPVLHELGKDQEQNWARYLKRLADAGYQRKP
- the xerC gene encoding tyrosine recombinase XerC, which translates into the protein MSDPFQDGIRRFTEHIAQRNFSPHTAANYARDLESLHAWCVKQGLKDWTALDVHHVRAFVATRHRQGLAPKSLQRLLASIRSFYRFLADEGEVKQNPAEGVRPPKVAKRLPDTLDADQMARLLQIEGDDAETVRDRAIMELLYSSGLRLAELISIRMTDLDLSQGLVTVTGKGNKTRIVPVGREALAAVQAWLKRRGELAKAEDSTLFVSVRGGRLSPRSVQARVKQWGIKQGVQQGVYPHLFRHSFASHVLESSGDLRAVQELLGHANISTTQIYTHLDFQHLAKTYDAAHPRAKKKSSKA
- a CDS encoding DUF484 family protein, with amino-acid sequence MSIEHKQGLSGEAPLAADVVDYLLGHPEFFEAHPELLGKLKVPHPSGTAVSLIERQVEVLRGQHRQLERKLVDLIEVARANDTLIERIHRLALALLEGAALPDRLYALQEELRERFGADEVSLFLVHADAQKADAGPARWLKPDDAGLEQFRELLRSGKPHVGRLRPPQLEFLFGEQAERIASSALVPLGDKGSLGLLAVGSHDAERFSPTLGTAFLTRISELVTAAVHPLMPK
- the dapF gene encoding diaminopimelate epimerase translates to MKFNFAKMHGLGNDFMVLDALASGVRLSDVRVRELADRRTGIGFDQLLLLEAPKGGQFHANYRIFNADGGEVEQCGNGVRCVARYLANHGVVKDGEVRLGTIAGPVQAELKRDGDVRANMGVPRLEPSDIPFIAGARAMEYDLEVDGRTLKIGAVSMGNPHAILDVPDVDSAPVAELGPRIEHHPRFPKRANVGFASWQGRKSMRLRVWERGTGETLACGTGACAAVVWGRLLGWLDPEVEVQLRGGRLVVSWDGEGGPVWMTGPAVTVYEGQIEL
- a CDS encoding CoA-binding protein; protein product: MNFQNPPGADIKHLLETAKTIAVVGLSPKHDRPSNGVARGLQHFGYRIVPVNPGQSELLGEKVYPDLMSVPGPIDLVDVFRSPEHVDEVVDQCIARGFRAIWLQEGVVNEAAAEKARAAGMLVVMDRCIYKDYLLYMNQAPQ